A segment of the Catenuloplanes nepalensis genome:
GCTGCCGTCCCGGCCCGCTACCAGACCCGCGCCGGTGGTCATCGACAGGCGGCGGTTGAACGCGGTCGCGTCCGGGGCCTGGCAGGAACGGTCGGCGGACTGGTAGTCGCCCTCCTGGTAGCACCAGCCGGCACCCTCGAAGTCCCAGTCGGCGACCTGGAGCGGCGTGAGCAGGCCGGCCTCGGCCACGCCACCGGACTCCGGGTCGTCCGCGAGCACGCCGGTGAAGTCCCCCTTGACCAGCACCCGGTCGAAGAACTGCACGTCGGCGACGCTGCCGCGCAGCTGGTCCGCGACGGTGCCGGTGTTGCGGGCCCGGCCGACCAGCAGCGCGCCCGGCGTGGTCACCGGGTTCAGGAACGTGGCGCTGTTCTCGACCCCGTCGACCCATACGCGGATCTTGCCGTCGACCGCGTCGTAGGCGCCCGCGACGTGCGTCCACCGGCCCACGACCGGCACGGTCGTGGAGCACGCGCGCGCATTGTCGCCGATGTCGAGCCGCAGGTTCATGGTCATGCACCACTTCGGCCCGAAGTCCTCCCGAAGCTGGAGCCGGAACGGGCTCCACTGACCGGCTCCGGCCTCCTTCGTCACGATGGCCTGGTATCCGTTGAGGTCGCTCAGCTTCACCCAGGCGGCCACCGAGAACGACTTGGTGACGTCCGGGGTCAGCCCGGTCGCCATCGCCTGCGCCGCCGGGTCGTTGAACGTGAGCGTGCGGCCGTTGACCAGCCGGCCGTTGTCCGTCCAGGTGGTGTTCGCCGTGGTCAGCGGCGTGTCACCGGAGAGTGCGGCCTGCTGGTCGGCGAGCGCGGCGGACTCGTTGATGCCCGGGTAGGTCTCCAGCCCGAACCGGGCGACCGCGGGACGCTTGCGGTCGACGATGAAGTCCTCGCTCTTGCCGAGCACGCCGTCGTTCTGCGTGGCGTCGACCGCGTACGCGTACAGGTTGATCAGGCCGTACTTCGGCGCGGTCAGCTTGATCGTGGCGGTCTTCAGCCCGCCCGACGTGGTCGCGGCGGCCTCCACGACCGCGGTCTGCGCCCAGCCGTACCGGAACTTCGTCACGTCGCTCTCGGTGCTGGTGATCGTGTAGACCGCCGGCGTGCCCGGACCGGTCGGCGCGGTGATCATCGTGATCGTCGGCTGCGCGGGCCGCGTGATGTCCGGGTAGAACTCGCACCACGACGACCACGGCCCGGTGATGTTGTACGGCGCCGGGTCGGTCGACCGGGCCCGGAACGCGTACTTCTTCCCCTCGGCGAGCCGGACCGTCGAGGACTGCGCGACACCGCCGACGGACGCGTTCGTCCGGCCCGGCGCGGGCTGCGTGGTGTACGCCCCGGACGCGCTGACCTCGGCCCACTCCCACTCGACCGACTGGGCGTGCCCGTCCGCGTCCTGCGGGACGGCCTGGAACGTGCCGGTCAGCGTGCCGACCGCGCCGCAGCCGGAGCCGTTACCGGCGGGCCGCAGGCTGGTCGGCTGCGAGGGCGGCGTGTCGTAGTCGACGATCAGCTTCGCGTCGTTCATCGAGAAGCGCTTCCACCGCGCCTGCGCGTGCTCCAGCGTGCCGTTCGCCGCCTGACCGGTGAAGCCGATCGTGATGTCACCGGAGCCGCCGGTCGCGATGGCCTGGATGCGGCTGGTGACCGCGCTGCCCTGGAAGTTGTTCCACGGGTCCGGCTGGATCGTGCCGCAGCCGCCGGCCTCGTTCGCGTGCGAGGAGACGGTCGCCATCCACCCCTTCAGACCGGTCGCCCACGCGGTACGCGGCGCGCCGGTCAGCCCGCCGGCCCAGTACATGCTGGTCGGCTCGTCCGAGCAGGACCAGGAGTGCTCCAGCTTCATCTGCACGTACGCGGACTGGATGTGCTTGCCCTTGATGGCGCTCGTCGGGAAGACGAAGAACGACCGGTGGGTCACGCCGGTGGACGGGTTCAGGCCCACCCACACGTTGTGCACGTTGTTGTTCGAGTTGTTGCTCGTCGCGTACGCCCACCGGGACTTGCCGGTGCTCCACGCCGGGTCGATGTAGAGCGGGAACCGCTCCTTCGGCGCGTCCAGCAGGCTCGCGTCCGGCACCAGCTTCAGGTCACCGGCCGCGGTGACCTCCGCGGCCATCTCCCGCACCGTCGCGGCCTCGCCCGGCTGGGCATGCGTCGAGCCGGCCGGCTTGTTCGTCGCGGCCGCGCGCGCGTTCGTGGCGACGGCCGGTGCCGCGGAGTCCCA
Coding sequences within it:
- a CDS encoding LamG domain-containing protein, with translation MPLWTGSPASAAPAPPAYPRSEEATALASAAESGRRVEVTSERTAYAQVFAEPSGTLVMESAAVPQRVRDDDGSWSDRDLTLRPAADGTLQPAASVADVRFSPGGTGPAVTAVADGKRLELSWTGALPKPAVSGDSAVYAEVLSGVDLVLRATPTGFTHVLVVKTPAAADDARVRQVGFAVGGDARLVEDPDGGLRAIAGDVEIAAADKPIMWDSAAPAVATNARAAATNKPAGSTHAQPGEAATVREMAAEVTAAGDLKLVPDASLLDAPKERFPLYIDPAWSTGKSRWAYATSNNSNNNVHNVWVGLNPSTGVTHRSFFVFPTSAIKGKHIQSAYVQMKLEHSWSCSDEPTSMYWAGGLTGAPRTAWATGLKGWMATVSSHANEAGGCGTIQPDPWNNFQGSAVTSRIQAIATGGSGDITIGFTGQAANGTLEHAQARWKRFSMNDAKLIVDYDTPPSQPTSLRPAGNGSGCGAVGTLTGTFQAVPQDADGHAQSVEWEWAEVSASGAYTTQPAPGRTNASVGGVAQSSTVRLAEGKKYAFRARSTDPAPYNITGPWSSWCEFYPDITRPAQPTITMITAPTGPGTPAVYTITSTESDVTKFRYGWAQTAVVEAAATTSGGLKTATIKLTAPKYGLINLYAYAVDATQNDGVLGKSEDFIVDRKRPAVARFGLETYPGINESAALADQQAALSGDTPLTTANTTWTDNGRLVNGRTLTFNDPAAQAMATGLTPDVTKSFSVAAWVKLSDLNGYQAIVTKEAGAGQWSPFRLQLREDFGPKWCMTMNLRLDIGDNARACSTTVPVVGRWTHVAGAYDAVDGKIRVWVDGVENSATFLNPVTTPGALLVGRARNTGTVADQLRGSVADVQFFDRVLVKGDFTGVLADDPESGGVAEAGLLTPLQVADWDFEGAGWCYQEGDYQSADRSCQAPDATAFNRRLSMTTGAGLVAGRDGSNALEVNDVHFVDDPADPRYGTGTAERAHAQWNTAAAGAPETWVHSPVARTDQSFTVSAWLRPDKLPYGTHTAISLAGNVQAVGYIGIRTYTVDGVTQRRWAISTQDADAVTGRSGGVSATTHLVEEEDLGAVWTHVTAVFDVPTKTVRLYLNGDFIDDGPWSGQWPAAGPLTLGAGRYSAVAGATTGAWVDQWRGAIDDVHVYQGAATDSAVKAFFDAQS